The Saliniradius amylolyticus DNA segment TTCACCAATTGGAGAAGACCTCGCCCTTGTTCGGTAAGCCCGACTGGTTTGATGGGGTGATGATCCACAAACAGCAGAAGTTGAACGTGGTGGATACCGCGCGTTGGGTAATGCCGCAAAAGTACGATGAAACACTGGCAGAATCACTAAATTATCAATATCTTATAATGTTAGGAGAAAGCCAGTGGGGATTGGCCTGTGAGTCGCTGGTCAATAACGTCACCCTGCAGCATGAGGATATTAAGTGGAGTGACGGCCAGGGTAAGCGTCCCTGGTTGGCAGGACTGGTCAAAGAGAAGATGTGTGCCCTTATTCATGTCAGCGAGCTGATTAAAATGCTGGATCGGGGCATGGGAATGAATGACGATAATTCGGGAGCGGGTCTATGACGGCTGAACAAAGTAAGAGTACTTCCATTCTGGATAAGGGTGTGGAAGATAACGACGAGGTGCTCCAGTGGGTTACCTTCCGTCTGGGGGATGAAACTTACGGCATCAACGTGATGCAGGTGCAGGAAGTGCTTCGCTATACTGAGATCGCTCCGGTACCGGGCGCGCCTTACTATGTCCTGGGGATCATTAACCTGCGTGGTAATGTGGTAACGGTGATCGATACTCGCTCACGCTTCGGTCTGGACGCTCACGAGGTTACTGACAACACCCGTATCGTTATCATCGAATCTGACAAACAGGTCGTGGGCATCTTGGTCGACAGCGTTGCCGAGGTGGTTTACCTGAAAAGCTCTGAGATCGATAGTGCGCCCAATGTGGGTACCGAAGAAAGCGCGAAATTCATTCAGGGCGTGAGTAATCGTGATGGAGAGCTACTGATTCTGGTGGACCTCAATAAGCTGCTGACTGATGAAGAGTGGGATGAAATCTCGGCCTTATAACCGCAACCCCCGATTGATCATGCCCGGTATACGCCGGGCATTTTTTTAAAGGAGTCGGCTTTTGGAATTGCAGTGGTTCATCGGCACTGTCGGCGCCGTTTTGGTGTTGTTGTTGCTATTACTGGCCTGGCAGATTCGTCGCTCGGGACGCTTGCATGAGCAGTTACGATCGATATCGGAAAAACAGCATCAGCAGGCCAAACGACTGACCGAAGTCGACGCCCAGCTTCATGAACTTCGCACCGGTAGCATCGGGGTGGGGGATAGAGTGAAGCAACTTACCGTGCAGCTCGAAGAGCTAAAACAGCAACAACGGGAGCTGGCTGAGATGGAGCCGGAGTCTAAGCTCTATTCCAAGGCGGTAAAGCTGTTTCAGAATGGCGCAGGGATCGAAGAGGTGATGCAGGAATGTGAACTGCCTCGTGCCGAGGCTGAGTTGCTATTTAACCTGCACGGTAAAGCGTCCTGATCGTCATATCCTTGTATTCTTAAAAGTCGGTTAATGCGCCTTGCTGACTGACCAAACTCCTTCCTTTTTGCGCTGTTATCGCATCACTTACGTTGTCTTGTCAGGCTTCTGGAAAGGATGTTGAAGCAGTGGACAGAATCGTTGACTTTTAGTCTCCAGTAAAACACTCACGACAAATGACATCAATAATGAGCTATTGTTTAATAAGCTGTTTTTGTCTGTCTAAATGGTAAGCCGTAGTTATGAGACGCGTACTCGACCATCTTGTAGGAGGATTATTTCTCTCCGTACTGTTAGTCAGTTCCGTGCACGCGTCGGTCTCGCCTACCATCCCTATCCCTCAGTTCAAACAGCTTTCAACCGCGGATGGCCTCAGCCAGGATACCGTGAATGACTTATTGATCGCGCCAGATGGTTATCTTTGGGTCGCCACCGAGTTTGGCCTACACCGCTATGACGGCTACCGGGTCAGCCTGGCACCGGCCCCTCTCAACGGTTTGCCGATAGTGCGACTTGCCGTCGACCAGCAAGGCCGCTTATGGGCGGGTACAAGGTATTCGGGGATCTATGTTTTTGATCTGTCCAGTGGCGAGATAATTAAACACCTTAAACTCCCCTTTGAAGATAATGAAAGCATCATGCAGACCATGGAAGGTTTTATTGCTGATCGAGCCGATGCTAGCTTACTGGCTGTCAGTAATCGCGTTATCCGAGTCGGGACTTCCGGGGAGGTTGGTGAAGAGCTTGTAAGTATTGGCGACTCCCTTGTTGATACGCACCGATGGATACGAGCTATTCATCGGCTGGGAGATGTGCTCTACATTGGGACCACGGCTGGCTGCATTGCCTATCATCTGAAATTGGATGTTATGCGTTCTGTTCAGTTGGTACCGGAGTCACAGAAAAATAAAGATAATAGCAATGTAAAAGCGTTTTATAATAGTGGGGATCGCGTCTACATTGGCACGGTCGAAGGGCTCTATTCAACCAGTCACCAACAAGTGATTGATTATCTGGAAAGCGCGGCATCATTCCCCACGGTTGAAGTCATCTTACCCCAGAGAAATATCTGGCAGATAGTTGATAGCCAAAGAGGAACTTATCTTGCCACCGACCATGGTCTTTACCTCTTATCCAATTCAAACGCGGAAACCTTGCATATCTTCCGTACCAGTGATGGAAGAATCCCAATATCCGATGATGATTTGAAAACAGTCGCTTTGGATAAGCACGGCAACCTATGGCTGGGCACTCAATCCGATGGTGCTCTTTACTGGTCGGCTGACGCACTTGGTTTTCAAACCATATCTCAACATACCCACTCCCAACTGAGTCACGATCAAGTATGGACAATTCATGAGTCTGACAATGGATTGATCTGGATAGGGACTCAAAACGGTTTGAACGCTTATGAGCCTGATACGGGGGAAGTCACAAGCTATCTGGTTAATCAAGATGAGAAGCAAGTGGAGAGTGCCAGCAGTATTTACCAAATCCTTCCTTTGGGAGAGGGTAAACTCTGGCTAACGACGGCAAGCGAAGTTGGTCTGTTTGATACTTCAACTGGCCATTATTCTGAAGTTACGCTTACCGGGGCGGCCTCTATGCCCAAATACGTTTGGGGCGCTAACCTGGACGCCCGGGGCCGAGTCTGGTTCGTCGCTGAAGCGGGAATCTACACTTATGAGCCCGATACCAACAAACTGACACTGAATGAGAAACTCAGTGCAAAATTTAATATCAATGAAGTTGCTGGGATACTATCAACAGAGAGTGAGTTCCCAAATGAACTTATGTTATCGGTCAGTGGGGCACTATGGCAGCTGAACACTGAAACCAATGAGGTTGATAAAGTCCACGAAGTGGAAGGTGAGATCGGTCCCTACGAATATGCTGAGAGCGTAGTATTTGATCATGACAACAGGCTGTGGGTAAGTTATTCCGGTCATGGGCTGTATGTTGTTGACAGGCAGACAAAGCAAGTTGTCGCGCATTATGATGCCAAGAACAGTGGCCTTGAGAGTGACACTCTTTACCAACTCACAACGGACAGCAAAGGTAATATCTGGACCAGTTCTCACACTGGTTTGTACCGCTACTCGTTCGACACAGAGACCTTCCAACAGTTTGATGTGACACAAGGCTTGCTGACTAATGAGTTCAACGGTGGAGCCAGCTCGAAGTTAGATGATGGGCGCATTGTCTTTGGTTCAGTAAAAGGAGCCGTAGCGGTAACGCCTTCGGCGTTCAACGTGGCCCCGGAGCATCAGGGTAAGGTTAAGGTGAGCGATATACGCTTGCTCTCTGGGGGCCTCGACTACCCTTTGGTGGACCTCACAGGTGAAAAAGTCGTTATCGATCATGACGATGTAGGCTTAGTCGTTGAGTTCACCACTGTGGATTATAAGTACAGCGACCAGACACGATTTCGGTACACCCTCTCTGGAGATAAAAGTATTCAGTCCCCGCCCAGCAAGGAAGCTTTCGCCGTATTCCCTAACCTTTCGCCTGGCGAATATCAACTGACTATTTATGCTCAGGATCCTGGATCGGGCGAATCTCTGATCCCAGCCTATCTAAGCATCCATGTCATGCACGCGCCCTGGTCTTCACCATTGGCTTTGTCCCTTTATGTCTTGTTGACGCTCACACTATTTGGAGCCTGGCTCTATCACCGACAGCTGGGGCGTCAGCGTTTAATTGAGGCAAACACCAGTTTGCAGGAGAACCAGAGGCGACTTCAACTTGCCTTGGCTGTCAGTAACAGCGGCGTGTGGGAGTGGCAAGCGGATACGAATCAGTGTTACGAGCCCAGAATTAAAGACGTATTGGGGTATAGCTCTGATCGCATTGATATGGATGAATTTCATGCATTGATTCATCCGGAGGACCGGCAGCACGCTATCGACCACTGGCAGGCATTCTTAGACAATTCACAAGCGATCTTTGATATCAGCTATCGTCTGAAGGGGAACGATAATCTATGGTATTGGTTCCGTGACTTGGGACGTGCTGTATCAAGGGACGAAGATGGGCAAGCCCTTCAGGCAAGCGGCATCTATACCAATATTACTGAGACGCGAATTAATGAAGAACGGGCGAAACTGTTTGGTGAAGCCTATAAAAATACTCAGGACTGGGTCGTTATTCTGAATGCAAGACAAGCCCCTATCGCTGCCAATGACGCCTTTCTAAGAGTCTTTGGTTATCGCCATGAGGGGGAACTGACGGCTCAAAAAGCGGACTTCTCCTTTGGCGTAGATAAAGAAAAACGGCGCTACTATACCTCTGTCATCAGTCACTTGGCTTTAAATGACTACTGGCAGGGTGAGGATCTCATAACACCCTCTGATGGCCAATCGAGAGATGTACAGGTCAGAATCAGCGCCGTGTCTATGTCACCGGCCAAAGAGGCTGCAGAGCTTTACTATGTAGTGATATTGACTGACATCAGTGAGCAGAAACAGGCTGAGAATGAGCTTAAGCAATTGGCAAATTACGATCCTCTCACTAACTTGCCTAATCGTTCTCTTTTAATGGACCGGATCAAACAGGGAATCCATCATGCCCGCCGCTATAAAAATCAAATGGCATTGTTGTTTGTTGATTTGGATAAATTTAAGCAAGTCAATGATTCGATGGGTCACGAAGCCGGTGATTCGCTGCTCCAGGAAATAGCGAATCGTATGCAGCTGGTGCTGAGGGGAGGCGATACTGTTGCTCGCCTCGGAGGTGATGAATTTGTCATTCTCTCGTCCGATTATGACAGCGTGGAAGACGTTACTCACATGGCTGACCGCATTATTCACACGGTGGAACGTCCGGTAGTTTTAAACGGTCAGGAAGTGACGGTTTCCTGCAGTATTGGTATTGCTTTATTCCCTGATGATGCAGGGGACTCCTCAGCGTTGCTGCGTAATGCCGATATCGCTATGTATCATGCCAAGGAAATGGGGCGCGGCCATTTTCAATTCTTTGCCGAACATATGAACGAGAGAGCCCATGGCCAGCTTGAAGCTGAGCAAGAGCTAAGGCGCGCATTCGCGCAACAAGAGTTCATTAATTACTATCAGCCTATTATGGATACGGCTAATGACTGCATTATGGGGTATGAGCTGTTACTGCGTTGGCAAAAACAGGGGCAACTTATCTCCCCGGCTGACTTTATACCCATGGCCGAGGATATGGGCCTGATAGTACCAATGACCATTCAGGCGATAGAACGAGGGGTCGAGTTTCTTAAGACCCAATACGGCAAAATGGAGTCCTGTTATTTATCGGTTAATCTATCGCCCGTTCATTTCGAGTCAGATATGGACATGAGTCAAGTGCTGTCTGCGTTAGACGACGCAAATCTTCCCCCTTCAGTGATTACTTTTGAAATAACTGAAGGCGTATTAATGAAAGACTACCAACAGGCCAGGCAGACGATGGGTGAGCTCAAGTCTGCAGGCTTCCGTTTAGCTCTGGATGACTTTGGTACCGGTTACTCTTCATTGAAATATTTAAAAGAGTTTCCGCTGGATCTACTCAAGATAGATAAGAGTTTTGTGGCTGACATTGGGTTGGACAAAAATGATGAGCAAATTATTGCGACCATACTGATGATGGCAAGTAATCTGGATATGCAGTGCATCGCCGAAGGAATTGAGTCTGAACAGCAGAAGGCTTTTCTTGAGAAGCTGGGGTGTTTCTGGCATCAGGGTTTTTATTACCACAAGCCTATGTCACAGGAGCAGTGCGGCAAACTGTAACCTTGTCTTCAGGTGTGTGTCGGAAGTTGGCGGCAGTTATACCCGGCGGGTGGTTTGTCCCTTTAGATCTTGCCAGCTTTCCGGGAATTTGCCTTGCAGCACATAGGAGAAGGCGATCAACTCGGCAATCACATAATAGAGCTCCGGTGGAATTTCCTGACCCAGATCCAGGGTATTAAGAAAAGTCGCCAATTGCTCGTCTTCATGCACCAGCACGCCATTTTCTCTTGCTAACTGGATGATATCTTCTGCCAGGTCGCCAAAGCCCTTGGCGATGACCTCAGGGGCGGATTGTTTGCCATCCTGATACTTCAGGCCAACGGCCGATTTGGGTTTGTTAGATTCACTCATGCATGGGTCTCAAAAAGATGGTAAGGCTGGGGTTTCAGACTCTTGGGGATCTGCCCCAGCTCGCACCGGGTATCGGTTACCGTCAGTCCCAGGGTTTCCAGGCGCTCTTTTAACAGCGGCAAATACTTTTCAGCCTTATTCTTTACATGTGGCTGGTCGGCGTAAAGGTGCAGCTCCAACTCCTGTCGGTACAACTTGGCTTTTGCCAATAACCCCTGTTCCTCGCCAATAGTGAGCCTCATCGTTAAGTTCCAGCGTTTCTCGCCCGTCGACTCCTCCGGATTATTGTGCTCAGGAAGATCTTCCCGCTTAATCAGTAGCTCTGCGTCGCGATGAGGCGCGCTGCCCAGTGGCAGGGTGTAATGAAACAGTTCCTGTCCTTGAATGGCGGCATCGGCCGCGCCAATCTTGCTACCTGGGTGCTGGTTTAACAGGCTGCTGAGCTGTCTTATCAGTTGATGACGCTGCTCAAGCTGGGCAAAGTTATTCAGATTCGGAAGCTGGGAGCCCGCAGTCGGAGCGCTGGCCTCACCGCGAGCTTGTATTAACTGACTGAGTCCCTCCATTAACCTGGTTCCTTGCTCAGGGCGATGGCGAGTCATGCGCGCGCTCAAGGCGATCTGCAATAAGGTGACCAGCCCGCCCATAAAGCCACTCTGACTGGTCGGGGTAGTCAGTTGGGTGGGCGTTATATTCAGTGCAGGGAGAGTCAGCAGTTGCCGGAGTTGCTGAGCGTCATCCCGGCTGCCCTGTGGCAGGCTACGGTTGAGCTGCTCACTAATTTTATTCATTAAGCCACCCAGTTCACCACTCTTTGGCAGCCCCTTTAAAGTGGCCTGGAGTTGGTTCAGGCCCTCGGCCGGCGAACTCTGCTGGCTCTGCAGTTGCCTTAATAAGCCCACGATTTGTTGACGGGTCGAGGCATCGGCCTGTTGCGCCAGATTCACGATGGGAGAGGGCGGACGAGGCGGTAATTGAGGGCTAAGTTTTAAGCCTTGCTCGCTGAGTAATACTTCGGGCCTGGGCGTAATACGGCTGATATTCAGTCCGGTCGGTGGCTTGTCGCCCGCTTCGGGCGCCTTGATGCCTATCGGTTCTGGCCGGGCCAGACTCTTTAATTGCTTAATACCTTGATCGTCCAGCCTCAAAGTGGCGCTGGGACTGGCCGGAGAAGACCAGCGAGCCTGAAGGCGGCCCGGCTCGGCGTAACTGAGTTTGATTTGTGGCGATGGGCTTTGTCGTAACAGCTGCCCTAGCTCCTGTTTACTGGATTTTATCAGCAGCTGTTGCTGCCACTGCTGTAATTGAGTCTTGGAGAGTGTTGCTGCCGATTCCCCACTGACTAAGACTGGTGCCAATGAGGCTGCCTGTTGAGGCTGAAGTGGCAGTCTGGTGGATTGCTGCGATTTAGCCGACGTCAACGTAAGCTGCCACTGCTGTTGTACTTGTTTCAGCTCTAACTTCACCGCTTCGCCGGGTTTTACGCTTAGTTCCGGTCGGGCTGGTAGTTGTATGTGCTGACCTGAGGACAGTTTTATGCTGAGCTGCTGACGGCTACTTTCCATCACCGTGCCATTTAAGGTCAGGGGACCCGGTTGCTGACTGGCAAAGGCAGCCATGACCTTGGCTGACAGACTCGAGGAGAGGCTCTTGGATAGGAGCTGCACCTGGTCCCGGGTGCTGGTAGCTTGGGCGACCAAACCATACTGGTTGGCGCTTATCTGCTGCAGCTGATACTGCTGGCCGGTTTGTAACTGCCCGCTAACCTGACTTCTGGCTACGGTAATGGGCTGATTGGACGCCATAAAAGTGATGGCTGTATCGTTCATCAGCTTTACTTTAAGTTGCAGGCCACTGAGATCCTGCCCCCGGCCCAATGCGGTCGGGGTGGTCATCTGGAGGCTCAGTTGTGGCAGTGTCAGGCGTAGGTCGCTCATAGATTGTTATCGGCAATATTCGCTGGCTTATGAATTAGGAACCCTTTGATCATCATCAACTATAACTCGGCGAGGACGACAACACGAGATCTGGCAAAGGGGGGTGGCTGTGGTATCATTGGCGCCGTTTTTTTAGCCCACTTTTAAGGCACCGTAGTTGCCTGTGCTGGAGTACTGAGCTTGGCGTCTTTGTCCGCTGACAATTTGGCCTGCGTTAAACGTGATCGGGTGCTGTTTGAGGGCCTGAGTCTGCGGTTGCAGCCCGGGCAAATTCTGCAAATCGCCGGGGTTAACGGCGCAGGGAAAACCAGTTTACTGCGCATACTGGCGGGCCTCTCGATGCCTGAGAGCGGACGGGTATGCTGGAATGACAGCCCCATAGACGATGACCCGTGTGGCTTTCATCAATCCTTGATCTATATCGGCCATAAGCCCGGCGTGAATCGCCTCTGTAGTGCCCAACAAAATCTGGAACAGTGGTGCCGTATTCACGAAGTGGCTCATGAGCAACATATCCTCCCGGTGATCGACCGTTTAGGCCTGGTCGGGCTGGAAGACCTGCCTGCCGGACAGCTTTCCGCCGGACAACAGCGGCGTATCGCCTTGGCGCGACTCTGGTTAAAAAGTGCTCCTCTGTGGGTCCTGGATGAACCCTTCACCGCTTTGGATCGTAATGCAATTGCTTTGGTGGAACGGCGTATGCAGCAGCATCTTGAGCATGGTGGCATGATTGCGGTGACATCTCATCAGCCGCTGTCGTTGTCCCACTCGCTGGAGCGGTTAGAACTGGAGTATCAGTTATGAGTCGTGGGCTTAACGCCGTGTTTGCGCGTGAACTGAGTCTGGCCTATCAGCAGCGCTCTGAGCTGGCTCAGCCTCTGGTGTTTTTTATTCTGGTTATCACCCTGTTTCCATTGGCCGTGGGGCCAGGTCCGCAAACGTTACAGAAGCTGGCTCCCGGTATTGTCTGGATTGCGGCTTTGCTGTCGTCCTTGCTGGGGCTGGAGCGGTTGTTTCGGGATGATTTTGAAGATGGCTGGTTAGAACAGCAAATGCTCAGTCCGATTCCTTTATCGGTCCTGGTTATTGTGAAGGTAAGTACTCACTGGCTATTAACTATAATGCCGCTGTTGCTGATTTCGCCACTGTTGGCGTTGTTGCTCAATCTCTCTTCGCACATGTATTGGGCCTTATTGCTTACCTTATTAATCGGTACGCCCCTGCTAAGTCTTGTGGGGGCCGGTGGTGTGGCTTTGACCCTGGGCCTTAAGCGGGGCGGGGTTCTATTGTCCCTGTTACTGTTACCGCTGTTTGTGCCTCTGTTAATTTTTGCCACCTCGGCGGTCGATGCCGCCTCCATGCAACTGGATTACACGGGACAGCTTGCCATTATGGGGGCCCTGTTATTACTGGCACTGGCTTTGATGCCTTTTGCTACAGCTTATGGTTTAAGAGTGAGTCAGAACTGATGTGGAAATGGCTACATCCTTACGCAAAAACGGACAGAGCTTATCAACTGTGTGGCCAATTGTGGCCCTGGCTGGCGGGTTTGTCTTTATTGATATTGCTTGTGGGCTTTATCTGGGGGCTGGCGTTCGCGCCAGCCGACTACCAGCAGGGCGATTCGTTTCGCATTATCTATCTGCATGTGCCCAGTGCCATCTGGTCTATGGGCGCCTATTCAGCCATGGCTATTGCGGCCTTTATAGGGCTTGTATGGCAGATACGCACCGCTAACATGGCCATCGCTGCGATTGCCCCTGTGGGGGCGGTCATGACACTGATTGCCCTGATTACGGGGGCCGCGTGGGGCAAGCCCATGTGGGGTACCTGGTGGGTGTGGGATGCGCGTCTGACCTCCGAGTTAATTTTACTGTTTTTGTATCTGGGGGTGATGGCGCTGTACAACGCCTTTGATGACAAGCAGCAGGGAGCCAAGGCATCGGGGGTGATGGCTTTGATCGGCGTGGTTAATTTGCCCATCATCCATTTCTCGGTGGAATGGTGGAATACCTTGCATCAGGGGGCGACCATCACTAAGTTTGCCAAGCCTTCCATCGATAATGCCATGCTGTGGCCGCTGTTATTATCGTTGCTGGGACTGGGCTTATTTGTAGCGGCGGCAAGT contains these protein-coding regions:
- a CDS encoding chemotaxis protein CheW — its product is MQAYLSDLLTEPEVDPVQQQSVERLLKSAEQHLKPAQSETKVVTDAADKEPQTQSKPQTQAGEGGGASVAERAGFEQGEFQALYFTVAGLLLAVPLTELGGIHQLEKTSPLFGKPDWFDGVMIHKQQKLNVVDTARWVMPQKYDETLAESLNYQYLIMLGESQWGLACESLVNNVTLQHEDIKWSDGQGKRPWLAGLVKEKMCALIHVSELIKMLDRGMGMNDDNSGAGL
- a CDS encoding flagellar hook-length control protein FliK, with amino-acid sequence MSDLRLTLPQLSLQMTTPTALGRGQDLSGLQLKVKLMNDTAITFMASNQPITVARSQVSGQLQTGQQYQLQQISANQYGLVAQATSTRDQVQLLSKSLSSSLSAKVMAAFASQQPGPLTLNGTVMESSRQQLSIKLSSGQHIQLPARPELSVKPGEAVKLELKQVQQQWQLTLTSAKSQQSTRLPLQPQQAASLAPVLVSGESAATLSKTQLQQWQQQLLIKSSKQELGQLLRQSPSPQIKLSYAEPGRLQARWSSPASPSATLRLDDQGIKQLKSLARPEPIGIKAPEAGDKPPTGLNISRITPRPEVLLSEQGLKLSPQLPPRPPSPIVNLAQQADASTRQQIVGLLRQLQSQQSSPAEGLNQLQATLKGLPKSGELGGLMNKISEQLNRSLPQGSRDDAQQLRQLLTLPALNITPTQLTTPTSQSGFMGGLVTLLQIALSARMTRHRPEQGTRLMEGLSQLIQARGEASAPTAGSQLPNLNNFAQLEQRHQLIRQLSSLLNQHPGSKIGAADAAIQGQELFHYTLPLGSAPHRDAELLIKREDLPEHNNPEESTGEKRWNLTMRLTIGEEQGLLAKAKLYRQELELHLYADQPHVKNKAEKYLPLLKERLETLGLTVTDTRCELGQIPKSLKPQPYHLFETHA
- a CDS encoding heme ABC transporter permease, which produces MWKWLHPYAKTDRAYQLCGQLWPWLAGLSLLILLVGFIWGLAFAPADYQQGDSFRIIYLHVPSAIWSMGAYSAMAIAAFIGLVWQIRTANMAIAAIAPVGAVMTLIALITGAAWGKPMWGTWWVWDARLTSELILLFLYLGVMALYNAFDDKQQGAKASGVMALIGVVNLPIIHFSVEWWNTLHQGATITKFAKPSIDNAMLWPLLLSLLGLGLFVAAASLYRLQNEILRREIHRPWVVKLIQGQED
- a CDS encoding EAL domain-containing protein, which codes for MRRVLDHLVGGLFLSVLLVSSVHASVSPTIPIPQFKQLSTADGLSQDTVNDLLIAPDGYLWVATEFGLHRYDGYRVSLAPAPLNGLPIVRLAVDQQGRLWAGTRYSGIYVFDLSSGEIIKHLKLPFEDNESIMQTMEGFIADRADASLLAVSNRVIRVGTSGEVGEELVSIGDSLVDTHRWIRAIHRLGDVLYIGTTAGCIAYHLKLDVMRSVQLVPESQKNKDNSNVKAFYNSGDRVYIGTVEGLYSTSHQQVIDYLESAASFPTVEVILPQRNIWQIVDSQRGTYLATDHGLYLLSNSNAETLHIFRTSDGRIPISDDDLKTVALDKHGNLWLGTQSDGALYWSADALGFQTISQHTHSQLSHDQVWTIHESDNGLIWIGTQNGLNAYEPDTGEVTSYLVNQDEKQVESASSIYQILPLGEGKLWLTTASEVGLFDTSTGHYSEVTLTGAASMPKYVWGANLDARGRVWFVAEAGIYTYEPDTNKLTLNEKLSAKFNINEVAGILSTESEFPNELMLSVSGALWQLNTETNEVDKVHEVEGEIGPYEYAESVVFDHDNRLWVSYSGHGLYVVDRQTKQVVAHYDAKNSGLESDTLYQLTTDSKGNIWTSSHTGLYRYSFDTETFQQFDVTQGLLTNEFNGGASSKLDDGRIVFGSVKGAVAVTPSAFNVAPEHQGKVKVSDIRLLSGGLDYPLVDLTGEKVVIDHDDVGLVVEFTTVDYKYSDQTRFRYTLSGDKSIQSPPSKEAFAVFPNLSPGEYQLTIYAQDPGSGESLIPAYLSIHVMHAPWSSPLALSLYVLLTLTLFGAWLYHRQLGRQRLIEANTSLQENQRRLQLALAVSNSGVWEWQADTNQCYEPRIKDVLGYSSDRIDMDEFHALIHPEDRQHAIDHWQAFLDNSQAIFDISYRLKGNDNLWYWFRDLGRAVSRDEDGQALQASGIYTNITETRINEERAKLFGEAYKNTQDWVVILNARQAPIAANDAFLRVFGYRHEGELTAQKADFSFGVDKEKRRYYTSVISHLALNDYWQGEDLITPSDGQSRDVQVRISAVSMSPAKEAAELYYVVILTDISEQKQAENELKQLANYDPLTNLPNRSLLMDRIKQGIHHARRYKNQMALLFVDLDKFKQVNDSMGHEAGDSLLQEIANRMQLVLRGGDTVARLGGDEFVILSSDYDSVEDVTHMADRIIHTVERPVVLNGQEVTVSCSIGIALFPDDAGDSSALLRNADIAMYHAKEMGRGHFQFFAEHMNERAHGQLEAEQELRRAFAQQEFINYYQPIMDTANDCIMGYELLLRWQKQGQLISPADFIPMAEDMGLIVPMTIQAIERGVEFLKTQYGKMESCYLSVNLSPVHFESDMDMSQVLSALDDANLPPSVITFEITEGVLMKDYQQARQTMGELKSAGFRLALDDFGTGYSSLKYLKEFPLDLLKIDKSFVADIGLDKNDEQIIATILMMASNLDMQCIAEGIESEQQKAFLEKLGCFWHQGFYYHKPMSQEQCGKL
- a CDS encoding chemotaxis protein CheW, giving the protein MTAEQSKSTSILDKGVEDNDEVLQWVTFRLGDETYGINVMQVQEVLRYTEIAPVPGAPYYVLGIINLRGNVVTVIDTRSRFGLDAHEVTDNTRIVIIESDKQVVGILVDSVAEVVYLKSSEIDSAPNVGTEESAKFIQGVSNRDGELLILVDLNKLLTDEEWDEISAL
- a CDS encoding EscU/YscU/HrcU family type III secretion system export apparatus switch protein; the encoded protein is MSESNKPKSAVGLKYQDGKQSAPEVIAKGFGDLAEDIIQLARENGVLVHEDEQLATFLNTLDLGQEIPPELYYVIAELIAFSYVLQGKFPESWQDLKGQTTRRV
- the ccmA gene encoding cytochrome c biogenesis heme-transporting ATPase CcmA is translated as MASLSADNLACVKRDRVLFEGLSLRLQPGQILQIAGVNGAGKTSLLRILAGLSMPESGRVCWNDSPIDDDPCGFHQSLIYIGHKPGVNRLCSAQQNLEQWCRIHEVAHEQHILPVIDRLGLVGLEDLPAGQLSAGQQRRIALARLWLKSAPLWVLDEPFTALDRNAIALVERRMQQHLEHGGMIAVTSHQPLSLSHSLERLELEYQL
- the ccmB gene encoding heme exporter protein CcmB — encoded protein: MSRGLNAVFARELSLAYQQRSELAQPLVFFILVITLFPLAVGPGPQTLQKLAPGIVWIAALLSSLLGLERLFRDDFEDGWLEQQMLSPIPLSVLVIVKVSTHWLLTIMPLLLISPLLALLLNLSSHMYWALLLTLLIGTPLLSLVGAGGVALTLGLKRGGVLLSLLLLPLFVPLLIFATSAVDAASMQLDYTGQLAIMGALLLLALALMPFATAYGLRVSQN
- a CDS encoding DUF2802 domain-containing protein, which encodes MELQWFIGTVGAVLVLLLLLLAWQIRRSGRLHEQLRSISEKQHQQAKRLTEVDAQLHELRTGSIGVGDRVKQLTVQLEELKQQQRELAEMEPESKLYSKAVKLFQNGAGIEEVMQECELPRAEAELLFNLHGKAS